From the Streptomonospora nanhaiensis genome, the window CGCGCCCGCGGGCTGCCCGTTCCCTGCCCAGCCCGTGAAGGAGTCCCGTGCGCAGCGCCCGTCGCCTGCCGGCCGTCCTGCTGCTGGCCGCACTCACCCTCTCCGCCTGCGGCGGCGGCCAGGAGCCCGCCGATCAGGACCAGGGAGCCGCCTCCCCCGGCGAGGGCTTCCCCGTCACCGTCGAGGACGGCACCGGCGAGGTCACCATCGAGGCCCGCCCCGAGCGCATCGTCTCGCTGTCGCCCAGCAGCACCGAGATGCTGTTCGAGATCGGCGCGGGCGACCAGGTGGTCGCCGCCGACGAGTTCTCCAACTACCCCGAGGACGCGCCCACCACCGACCTGTCGGGGTTCACCCCCAGTGTGGAGGCCGTCAGCGAGTACAACCCCGACCTGGTCATCATGGCCCGCGACGCCGAGGACGCCGCCGCCCAGCTGCGCGAGGTGGACGTCCCCGTGCTGCTGATCCCGGCCGCCGAGACCCTGGACGACACCTACTCCCAGATGCGCATGCTCGGCGAGGCCACCGGGCACGCCCAGGAGGCCGACGAGGCCGCCGACCGGGTGGAGTCCGAACTCGACGCGGTGGTCCAGGAGACCACCGAGGAGGTCGGCGAGGTCGACCTGACCTACTACCACGAGCTGGACGACGGCATGTACTCGGCGACCTCCCAGACCTTCATCGGGCAGGTCTACGAGCGGTTCGGCCTGGAGAACATCGCCGACGAGGCCGAGGACACCGCCGGAGGCTACCCCCAGCTCTCGGCGGAGTTCATCGTCGACCAGAACCCCGACCTCGTGTTCCTCGCCTACGAGGGCGAGGACGCCGTGGCCGACCTGCGCGGCCGCCCCGCCTTCGACTCCGTCACGGCGGTGAAGAACGACGACATCGTCCAGCTCGACCCCGACATCGCGTCCCGCTGGGGCCCGCGCGTGGTCGACCTCGCCGAGAGCGTCTCCGAGGCCGTCACGGCCGCCGCGCGGGAGCGGTAGGCGGCGGCCCTTGCGCGCTCCCCGCCCGGCCTGGATCTGGGTACCGGTCTCGGCCGGCGTGCTGGCCGCCGCCATGGTGGTCGGCGCCGCCGCCGGCTCCGCCGGATTCGGTCCGCTCGACGCCGCCGCCGCCCTGCTGAGCCGGCTGCCGTTCTCGCCGGTGGCCTCGCCGCTGAACGACCTCCAGTTCGCGGTGCTGGTGGAGCTGCGGCTGCCGCGCGTGGTGCTGGGTGCCATGGTTGGCGGGCTGCTGGCCGCGGCCGGTGCCGCCTACCAGGGCGTCTTCCGCAACCCGCTGGCCGACCCCTACCTGCTGGGGGCGGCCGGCGGCGCCGGGCTGGGCGCCACCCTGGTGCTGGCCTACGGCTCCGACCTCCTGGACTCCCCGCGCGCCCTGGTGCCGGTGGCCGCGTTCGTCGGCGCGCTGGCCGGTGTCGCGGCGGCCTACCTGCTGGGCGCGGTCGCCGGGACCGGCGGCACCGCCACCCTGGTCCTGGCGGGGGTGGCGGTGTCGTCGTTCCTGTCGGCGGGCCAGACCCTGGTGCAGATGCTGCGCACCCAGGAGCTGCGGCGCATCTACACCTGGCTGCTGGGCGGCCTGGGGCGCGGCGGCTGGGACGACGTCGGCATGGTCGCGCCCTACGCCGCCGTCGGCCTGGCCGTGCTCATGGTCTCCGGCCGGCTGCTGGACCTGCTGGCGCTGGGCGACGAGAAGGCGGTCAGCCTCGGCCTCAACGCCACCGCCGTGCGGGTGGCCGTGATCGCCGCCGCCTCGCTGTGCACCGCCGCCGCGGTCGCCGTCAGCGGGCTGATCGGGTTCGTGGGCATCGTCGTGCCCCACATCGTCCGCCGCCTGGTGGGTACCGGCTACCGCATGATCCTGCCGGTGTCCCTGCTCACCGGCGCGGCCTTCCTCGTCCTCGTGGACATCGCCGCGCGCACCGCGATCGCCCCCGCCGAACTGCCGCTGGGCGTGGTCACAGCCTTCCTCGGCGCCCCGTTCTTCGTGTTCGTCCTCAGAACGACACGCAACAGAGCCGGGTGAGTCACCGGTGCGTGACCTGATCGAGAGCGCTGATCTGGGAGACTGGAGCGGTTGCGGCTCGTTCCCGGTCCGATGCGCGCGAGCGGTGGTCAGCCCTTACCCGGCCGCAGGCACACGCTAGGAGACTGATGGACTACACGATCTTCGCCGTGATCATCTTCGTCGTCGCCCTGCTGGTGTTCGGCGGAGTCTTCCTGATCCGGCCCCGGCGGCCCGAGGCACCGCCCAAGGCGCCGCCGCAGGAGCGCGAGGACGGCGCCGGCACCACCACGGCCGAGCCCGAGGCCGCCGAGGAGCAGGGCGCCGGCCCGGTGGTGGTGGCGCCCGAGCCCGTGCCCGAGGCGCCGCCCGCTCCCGAGATCGAGATGCCCCCGCCCTCGGCGGGGCGGCTGGTGCGGCTGCGCGCCCGGCTGGCGCGCTCGCAGAACGCCCTGGGCAAGGGCCTGCTCAGCCTGCTGTCGGCCGACCGGCTGGACGACTCCACCTGGGAGGAGATCGAGGACACCCTCATCACCTCCGACGTCGGTGTCACCGCCGCCACCCAGATCGTGGAGAGCCTGCGCACCAAGGTGAAGGTGCTGGGCAGCCGCACGCCCGAGGAGGTGCGCGGCCTGCTGCGGGCCGAACTGCTGGCCCAGATCGAGACCGACCAGGACCGCGCCGTGCGCACCGAGCCGCACGCCGGGGGCCCGGCGGTGGTGATGGTCGTGGGCGTCAACGGCACCGGCAAGACCACCACCACCGGCAAGCTCGCCCGCGTGCTGGTGGGCGACGGCCGCAGCGTGGTGCTGGGCGCCGCCGACACCTTCCGCGCCGCCGCCGCCGAGCAGCTGGCCACGTGGGGCTCGCGGGTGGGCGCGCCGGTCGTGCGCAAGGACGAGGGCGCCGACCCCGCCAGCGTGGCCTTCGACGCGGTCTCGCGCGGGACCGCCGACGGCGCCGACACCGTCATCGTCGACACCGCCGGGCGGCTGCACACCAAGACCGGCCTGATGGACGAACTGGGCAAGGTCAAGCGCGTCATCGAGAAGAAGACCCCGGTGAACGAGGTCCTGCTGGTGCTGGACGCCACCACCGGCCAGAACGGGCTGCGCCAGGCGCGCGTCTTCGCCGAGGTCGTCAACATCACCGGCATCGTGCTCACCAAGCTCGACGGCACCGCCAAGGGCGGCATCATCGTCCAGGTCCAGCGCGAGCTGGGCGTGCCGGTCAAGCTGGTGGGCCTGGGCGAAGGGCCCGACGACCTCGCGCCCTTCGACCCCGAGGCGTTCGTCGACGCCATCCTCGGCGACGCGGAGTAGCGCCGACCGGGCCGGGCGCCCGCCCGGCCCGCCCCGGCCGCCCCGGCGGGGCCTACACCAGCACGTCGCGGCGGTCGAACCGCAGCCCGGCCAGCGCGACCAGCGCCACGGGCGCCGCCACGAGCACGGCGGTGAAGCCGGGGTCCAACCCGTTGGTGAGCGGGTCGGGGCCCAGCGCGTAGTAGAACGCCGAGCCGAACCGCAGCCACTCCAGCTCCTCGACCTGCAAGGCCAGGGTGTTGCCGAGGTAGCCCACCGCGGCCAGCACCGCGGCCCCGCCGATGGCGTACGCCCGGCGCCCGGTGGCGGCGCCCAGCGCCAGGGCCGCAGCGCCGTGGCACAACCCCGCCAGCGCCACCGCCGCCGCGGCCGCCGCCAGCTCCGCCAGGCCGATCCCCAGCTCCAGCGGGGAGTCCAGCACCGCCGGCACCGCGAACACGGCCGCGCCCAGCAGCGCGTCGAAGGCCGCCAGCGCGGCGAAGCGCTGCCACAGCACCCGGGCCCGGCTGACCGGGTGGGCCAGCACCAGCTCCAGCCCGCCCTCCTCCTCGTCGCCGGCGATGGCGCGGGCGCCCACCGCGATCGAGGCCACCGTGACCAGGATCGGGGTCAGCAGGGAGAACACGGTGCCGCGCAGGTAGCCCTCGGGGGTGGACAGGTCGCTCCAGCCCATGGCCTCGGCGATCTCGGGCATCTGCCGGGTGAGCGCCGCCATGGCCGCGCCGGACTCCCGCATCGACGGCCAGAACGCGGTGTAGAGCGCGGTCACCGCCGCCACACCGGCCGACCAGCCGAGCACGCCGCGCCGGTTGTCGCGCAGGAACGCGCCGAAGACGTCAGGCCCCCGCATCGCCGGCCTCCGCTCCGCGGGCGGCCCCGCCCTCGGTGTAGTGGGTGAAGAACAGCTCCTCCAGGTCGGGCTCCTCGCTGGTGAGGCCGAGCACCGTGTGGCGGGCGGCCTGCTTGACCAGCGCGTCAGGGCTCCCCTCGACCGTGCAGGTCAGGGTCGCGCCGTCGACCGCCGCGTCGCGCACGTGCTCCAGGGCGGCGAACTCGGCCGCGCCGACCGGCTCGGCGAAGGTCAGGGTGACCCGGCGCAGCGCGCGCTCGCGCAGGTCGTCCATGTCCTCCAGCGCCGCGATCCGGCCCGCGCGGATGACGGCCGCCCGGTCGGCGACGTCCTGCACCTCGCTGAGGACGTGGGACGACATGAACACGGTGCGGCCCTCGGCGCGGACCTCGCGCACCATGTCCAGGAACTCCTGCCGCAGCAGCGGGTCCAGGCCGCTGGTGGGCTCGTCCAGGACGAGCAGGCGCGGCCGGTGCATGAACGCCTGCACCAGGCCCACCTTCTGCCTGTCGCCCTTGGACAGGCCGCGCAGCGGGCGGTCCAGGTCCAGGTGCAGGCGCTCGGCCAGCCGCTCGACCTCGCCGCGGGGCACCCCGCCGCGCAGCCGGCCCAGGAAGGCCAGCAGGTCGCGGGCCGGGCGGCGGGCCGCCAGGGGCAGCTCGCCGGGCAGGTAGCCCACGTCGCGGCGCAGCCGGACCCCGCCGGAGCGGGGGTCGGCGCCCAGGACGGCGACCTCGCCGGAGTCGCGCCGGACCAAGTCGAGCAGGATCCGGATGGCCGTGGTCTTCCCGGCGCCGTTGGGTCCCAGGAAGCCGAAGACGGTGCCCTCGGGGACGTCGAGGTCGACGCCGGCCAGGGCGCGGCGGCGGCCGTAGCTCTTGGCCAGCGCACGGCAGGTGATGACGGGGGGATGGGCGTTCATGGGCGGTCATCTCGATTCCGCGTCGGCGAGGCAGAGCCTTCCCCGTGCCGCCGGGGGCCAGCCGCCGCCTAGCGGGTTCTTAACGCCGCCGGGGGGCTGACCGATTCGCGCCGGGTGGGGCGCGGGCCCTCTCGGGCGCTTCCCGCGGCCGGTCTGAGCGGTTGCTTCACTGCGGCGTAACAGGTGCGGACATCTCTTTACGCCGGTGCAACAAAGGTGCCGACGTGCAGAAACACGGCAATACGAAGGTTGCGGACGTGGTGATCTTCGCCGAGCCCGACGACGTGCTCGCCGACCCATCCTCGGACGAACCGCGATCCCCCGCCCGATCTATGGAGGCGACTGAATGGACGGCATCGACAGCGGCACGACCGCGTGGCTGCTCATATCCTCGGCGCTGGTAATGCTGATGACGCCGGGCCTGGCGTTCTTCTACGGCGGCATGTCCCGCGCCAAGAGCGTGCTGAACATGATGCTGATGAGCTTCGCGAGCATCGCGATCGTCAGCGTCCTGTGGGTGCTCATCGGCTACTCGCTGGCCTACGACACCGCCGGGCCCTTCATCGGCGGCTTCGGCCTCGCCGGTGTCACCGGCCTCATCAGCTCCGTCGACGGCGGCATTCCGGTCCTCCTCGACGTCGCCTTCCAGATGATGTTCGCGGTCATCACCGTCGCCCTGATCAGCGGCGCCATCGCCGACCGCGCCAAGTTCGGGGCCTGGCTGCTGTTCGTCCCCGTCTGGTCGATC encodes:
- a CDS encoding ABC transporter substrate-binding protein, with amino-acid sequence MRSARRLPAVLLLAALTLSACGGGQEPADQDQGAASPGEGFPVTVEDGTGEVTIEARPERIVSLSPSSTEMLFEIGAGDQVVAADEFSNYPEDAPTTDLSGFTPSVEAVSEYNPDLVIMARDAEDAAAQLREVDVPVLLIPAAETLDDTYSQMRMLGEATGHAQEADEAADRVESELDAVVQETTEEVGEVDLTYYHELDDGMYSATSQTFIGQVYERFGLENIADEAEDTAGGYPQLSAEFIVDQNPDLVFLAYEGEDAVADLRGRPAFDSVTAVKNDDIVQLDPDIASRWGPRVVDLAESVSEAVTAAARER
- a CDS encoding FecCD family ABC transporter permease, whose amino-acid sequence is MRAPRPAWIWVPVSAGVLAAAMVVGAAAGSAGFGPLDAAAALLSRLPFSPVASPLNDLQFAVLVELRLPRVVLGAMVGGLLAAAGAAYQGVFRNPLADPYLLGAAGGAGLGATLVLAYGSDLLDSPRALVPVAAFVGALAGVAAAYLLGAVAGTGGTATLVLAGVAVSSFLSAGQTLVQMLRTQELRRIYTWLLGGLGRGGWDDVGMVAPYAAVGLAVLMVSGRLLDLLALGDEKAVSLGLNATAVRVAVIAAASLCTAAAVAVSGLIGFVGIVVPHIVRRLVGTGYRMILPVSLLTGAAFLVLVDIAARTAIAPAELPLGVVTAFLGAPFFVFVLRTTRNRAG
- the ftsY gene encoding signal recognition particle-docking protein FtsY, whose amino-acid sequence is MDYTIFAVIIFVVALLVFGGVFLIRPRRPEAPPKAPPQEREDGAGTTTAEPEAAEEQGAGPVVVAPEPVPEAPPAPEIEMPPPSAGRLVRLRARLARSQNALGKGLLSLLSADRLDDSTWEEIEDTLITSDVGVTAATQIVESLRTKVKVLGSRTPEEVRGLLRAELLAQIETDQDRAVRTEPHAGGPAVVMVVGVNGTGKTTTTGKLARVLVGDGRSVVLGAADTFRAAAAEQLATWGSRVGAPVVRKDEGADPASVAFDAVSRGTADGADTVIVDTAGRLHTKTGLMDELGKVKRVIEKKTPVNEVLLVLDATTGQNGLRQARVFAEVVNITGIVLTKLDGTAKGGIIVQVQRELGVPVKLVGLGEGPDDLAPFDPEAFVDAILGDAE
- a CDS encoding ABC transporter permease subunit; translation: MRGPDVFGAFLRDNRRGVLGWSAGVAAVTALYTAFWPSMRESGAAMAALTRQMPEIAEAMGWSDLSTPEGYLRGTVFSLLTPILVTVASIAVGARAIAGDEEEGGLELVLAHPVSRARVLWQRFAALAAFDALLGAAVFAVPAVLDSPLELGIGLAELAAAAAAVALAGLCHGAAALALGAATGRRAYAIGGAAVLAAVGYLGNTLALQVEELEWLRFGSAFYYALGPDPLTNGLDPGFTAVLVAAPVALVALAGLRFDRRDVLV
- a CDS encoding ABC transporter ATP-binding protein, yielding MNAHPPVITCRALAKSYGRRRALAGVDLDVPEGTVFGFLGPNGAGKTTAIRILLDLVRRDSGEVAVLGADPRSGGVRLRRDVGYLPGELPLAARRPARDLLAFLGRLRGGVPRGEVERLAERLHLDLDRPLRGLSKGDRQKVGLVQAFMHRPRLLVLDEPTSGLDPLLRQEFLDMVREVRAEGRTVFMSSHVLSEVQDVADRAAVIRAGRIAALEDMDDLRERALRRVTLTFAEPVGAAEFAALEHVRDAAVDGATLTCTVEGSPDALVKQAARHTVLGLTSEEPDLEELFFTHYTEGGAARGAEAGDAGA